A portion of the Candidatus Acidiferrales bacterium genome contains these proteins:
- a CDS encoding HAD family hydrolase yields MGIEPLIRAVVFDWDGTLLDSYHAGTHAYQNMFAAFGKSCDEARLKRIYSPNWHLVYKKMGIARKDWPRADRLWRQHYRSHSPELVPAARGVLQTLHLRGYRLGLITSGNRSRVLRELKRFRLDKLFEVKLFCEQGGRNKPDPAVLHLALRRLRAAPGECAYVGDTPEDIEMARRAGVLPIAVFGPYPTHARLRRARAKYLLQDLSEILPILEKNKG; encoded by the coding sequence ATGGGCATCGAGCCTCTGATTCGCGCGGTTGTGTTCGATTGGGACGGCACGCTGCTCGACTCCTATCATGCCGGCACTCACGCTTATCAGAACATGTTCGCCGCCTTCGGCAAGAGCTGCGACGAAGCGCGTCTCAAGCGAATCTATTCCCCCAACTGGCACCTCGTTTACAAGAAAATGGGTATCGCCAGAAAAGATTGGCCCCGCGCCGACCGCCTCTGGCGGCAGCATTACCGGAGTCATTCCCCGGAACTTGTCCCGGCCGCCCGCGGCGTGCTCCAAACGCTTCACCTGCGCGGGTATCGCCTGGGGCTGATCACCAGCGGCAACCGTTCCCGTGTCCTTCGCGAGCTGAAGCGCTTTCGCCTGGACAAACTTTTTGAGGTGAAACTCTTCTGCGAACAGGGCGGCCGAAATAAGCCGGACCCGGCCGTGCTTCATCTTGCGCTGCGCCGGCTACGGGCAGCTCCGGGGGAGTGTGCTTACGTCGGCGACACCCCCGAAGACATCGAAATGGCCCGCCGCGCCGGCGTTCTCCCCATCGCCGTGTTTGGCCCTTATCCTACGCACGCGCGCCTGCGGCGTGCTCGAGCAAAGTACCTCCTCCAAGATCTCTCCGAAATCTTGCCAATCCTTGAGAAAAATAAGGGTTAA
- a CDS encoding YaiO family outer membrane beta-barrel protein: protein MIRARYSQWFLAIAITLTLAGTQLLCAQGQNLEQLRTQAAAEAYAGRHAHAEKLWREVLSTRPQDLDAQIWLARLAGWQKRYHESVEAYKKILREHPEATEAMLGLAAVYLWESKYNDSLEVLEEAEALAPEDMDIQLLMARNFLQQWKKKEAEEHLRRVLAARKRDQEALALQNQLDALTLYQVSFGYSFESFSFAPDAHWGSLEFSRNQPQDLLVGNLDVLNKFDEQVVRAGGTLLHRFEHRRNLRVTALFAPRGDVLANQDYDLAYGQNLGERFAVNTGYRYLNFRTANLHVFHPALEFYPHKRVEMAATYFLTKSRFPGPPNDALTHSYYLRALVQVNAKLFTSAGFARGIENFSALSRDRLGRFLANTYSFGARYEVTPRNGFSFSFARQIRSTGLTQTGFGFGFFHRF from the coding sequence ATGATTCGCGCACGCTACAGCCAATGGTTTCTCGCTATTGCCATTACCCTCACTCTTGCGGGGACGCAACTCCTGTGCGCGCAAGGACAAAACCTCGAACAGCTTCGCACTCAGGCGGCAGCGGAAGCCTATGCTGGCCGTCACGCCCATGCCGAGAAGCTCTGGCGCGAAGTGCTCTCCACCCGGCCGCAGGATCTGGATGCGCAAATCTGGCTGGCGCGACTGGCCGGATGGCAAAAGCGCTACCATGAATCGGTCGAGGCTTACAAGAAAATCCTCCGGGAACATCCTGAGGCCACGGAAGCGATGCTCGGCTTGGCCGCGGTCTATCTTTGGGAAAGCAAGTACAACGATTCGCTGGAAGTGCTCGAGGAGGCGGAGGCGCTTGCGCCGGAGGACATGGACATTCAGCTCCTGATGGCGCGCAACTTCCTCCAACAGTGGAAAAAGAAAGAGGCAGAGGAGCATCTACGCCGGGTGCTGGCGGCCCGAAAGCGCGACCAGGAAGCGCTTGCCCTCCAGAACCAGCTCGATGCGCTCACCTTGTATCAGGTCTCCTTCGGCTACTCGTTCGAGAGTTTTTCGTTTGCCCCTGACGCTCACTGGGGCAGCCTGGAATTTAGCCGGAACCAGCCGCAGGACTTGCTCGTTGGGAACCTCGATGTGTTGAACAAATTCGATGAGCAGGTCGTCCGGGCCGGGGGAACGCTGCTGCACCGCTTCGAACACCGGCGGAATCTGCGTGTAACGGCCCTGTTTGCCCCGCGCGGGGATGTCCTCGCCAACCAGGATTACGACCTCGCTTACGGCCAGAACCTTGGAGAAAGGTTCGCAGTCAATACCGGCTATCGTTATCTGAATTTCCGGACAGCCAACCTCCATGTTTTCCACCCCGCACTGGAGTTTTATCCTCATAAGCGAGTGGAAATGGCAGCGACCTATTTCCTCACGAAAAGTCGTTTTCCCGGTCCACCGAACGACGCACTCACCCACTCCTACTATCTCCGCGCCCTGGTGCAGGTGAACGCAAAGCTCTTTACTTCGGCCGGCTTTGCCCGCGGCATTGAGAATTTCTCTGCCCTTAGTCGTGATCGCTTGGGGCGCTTCCTGGCGAACACCTATTCTTTTGGCGCGCGTTACGAGGTCACTCCCCGCAACGGATTCTCTTTCAGCTTTGCCCGCCAGATTCGCTCCACCGGCTTGACACAAACCGGTTTTGGTTTCGGATTCTTCCATCGCTTTTGA
- a CDS encoding GGDEF domain-containing protein, which produces MLRTELAQLERRDWELVSVGAILVVLLVGTILAAIFPVGRAFGNQIIRIVPRELFAPLLYGLVAIVLLLNVYLIVKKRLVANLQKYLINLELQLAETRESVLYDPLTQLYSRRVCDEILPKELSRAARLKRPVSILVVEVDNFRETNAHYGHMFGDRLLQEIAGLLKNTARASDLVFRFGGDEFLLLLPDTDAAGVQALRRRLDKAGRGLSVSPPSGHRMAISFSAGAATFRPGQSAPDLLTEAEAALYEEQTRAPRSAPSSS; this is translated from the coding sequence TTGCTGCGGACCGAACTGGCCCAACTCGAGCGGCGCGACTGGGAACTGGTCAGCGTGGGAGCTATCCTGGTTGTCCTGCTTGTGGGCACCATTTTGGCGGCGATTTTTCCGGTGGGCCGCGCCTTCGGCAATCAAATCATCCGCATCGTCCCGCGAGAGCTGTTTGCTCCGCTCCTTTACGGCCTGGTGGCGATCGTTCTCTTGCTCAACGTCTATCTGATTGTCAAGAAGCGGCTTGTCGCCAACCTGCAAAAGTATCTGATCAACCTGGAGCTGCAACTGGCCGAGACGCGGGAGTCAGTGCTCTACGACCCGCTGACGCAACTCTACTCGCGCCGAGTTTGCGACGAAATCCTTCCCAAGGAGCTATCTCGGGCTGCCCGCCTCAAGCGGCCGGTCTCGATCCTGGTGGTGGAGGTGGACAACTTCCGGGAGACCAACGCTCATTACGGCCACATGTTCGGCGACCGCCTGTTACAAGAAATCGCCGGGCTGCTGAAAAACACGGCGCGGGCCAGCGACCTGGTCTTTCGTTTTGGCGGAGATGAGTTCCTTCTTTTGTTGCCGGACACGGATGCGGCAGGGGTCCAGGCGCTGCGCCGTCGCCTGGATAAAGCTGGCCGCGGGCTCTCCGTATCTCCTCCCTCAGGCCACCGGATGGCCATCTCCTTCAGCGCCGGTGCGGCAACCTTCCGGCCTGGCCAGTCTGCGCCTGATCTGCTGACCGAGGCGGAAGCGGCGCTCTACGAAGAACAAACGCGGGCGCCACGCAGCGCCCCCTCCTCAAGCTAA
- a CDS encoding glycosyltransferase: MPAIRIASEIIGWVVVVYYLAVNSYFLFLLICAWLDYRQYHRRLVALNLDLLFRSPRTPPISILVPAYNEEKTIIESVRSLLALHYPRLEVVVVNDGSSDGTLEELTRIFSLRRADVVYREHIPTQKVRDIYLSTTVPQIVVVDKENGGKADALNVGVNLARSPWVCSVDADAVLEEEGLLRVIRPAIEDPQVVAAAGIIRIVNGCEVSAGKILSVRLPREPILIFQVLEYLRGFFLGRLGWNLTNCLMVISGAFGVFRKDALLRVGGYKTTTVGEDMEIVVRLHRKLRDLRIPYRIVFVPDPVCWTEAPVRLAALSRQRQRWQRGLCEVVAASRVMLFNPSYGAIGCLAFPYHAILELFGPLLEVLGWVVVPVAWALGILSTLFLLWYLLLSLALGTLQTVLAIFLEEIAYRRYGSSRDVMRLFFYSLFEHLGYHQMTVIWRLQGTWQYLWGSSGWGQQTRVGFRTRRKTTA, from the coding sequence TTGCCAGCTATCCGGATCGCCAGCGAAATCATTGGCTGGGTGGTAGTGGTCTACTACCTGGCGGTGAATAGCTATTTTCTGTTTCTCCTGATCTGTGCCTGGCTGGACTACCGTCAGTATCATCGCCGGCTGGTAGCGCTCAACCTGGACCTGCTTTTCCGCTCGCCCCGCACGCCGCCGATTTCGATCCTCGTCCCCGCCTACAACGAAGAAAAAACGATCATTGAGAGCGTGCGGTCGCTGCTGGCGCTGCATTATCCCAGGCTGGAAGTGGTGGTCGTGAACGACGGGAGCAGCGACGGAACGTTGGAGGAATTGACTCGAATTTTCTCCTTGCGCCGGGCCGATGTGGTTTACCGCGAGCACATCCCCACGCAGAAAGTACGCGATATCTATCTCTCGACGACGGTGCCGCAGATCGTGGTGGTGGACAAAGAAAATGGCGGCAAAGCCGATGCCCTGAACGTTGGCGTGAACCTGGCGCGCAGCCCTTGGGTTTGCTCGGTGGATGCTGATGCGGTGCTTGAGGAAGAAGGTCTCTTGCGGGTGATCCGTCCGGCCATCGAAGATCCTCAAGTGGTGGCTGCCGCCGGCATCATTCGCATCGTGAACGGCTGTGAAGTCTCCGCCGGCAAGATTCTTTCCGTGCGCCTTCCCCGCGAACCCATTTTGATCTTTCAGGTGCTTGAATACCTGCGTGGGTTTTTTCTTGGCCGACTTGGTTGGAACCTCACGAACTGCCTGATGGTAATCTCCGGCGCTTTTGGCGTGTTTCGCAAGGACGCGTTGCTGCGCGTCGGCGGTTACAAGACGACGACAGTTGGCGAGGACATGGAGATCGTCGTCCGATTGCACCGCAAGTTGCGCGACCTCAGGATTCCCTATCGCATCGTATTTGTGCCGGACCCGGTTTGCTGGACGGAGGCGCCGGTGCGGCTAGCCGCGCTTAGCCGGCAGCGGCAGCGTTGGCAGCGCGGCCTTTGCGAGGTGGTGGCGGCCAGTCGGGTCATGCTGTTCAATCCATCTTATGGCGCCATCGGCTGCCTGGCGTTTCCGTATCATGCCATCCTGGAATTGTTTGGCCCGTTGCTGGAGGTGCTCGGCTGGGTGGTGGTCCCGGTGGCATGGGCACTCGGCATCCTCTCTACCCTCTTTTTGCTCTGGTACCTGTTGCTCTCTCTGGCTCTGGGGACGCTTCAGACCGTGCTCGCCATCTTTTTGGAGGAGATCGCGTATCGCCGATATGGCTCCAGCCGCGACGTGATGCGGCTTTTCTTCTACAGCCTGTTTGAGCACCTGGGGTATCATCAGATGACGGTAATTTGGCGTTTGCAGGGCACTTGGCAGTATCTGTGGGGCAGCAGTGGCTGGGGCCAACAAACGAGGGTCGGGTTCCGAACCCGGAGAAAAACCACCGCCTGA